The following proteins are encoded in a genomic region of Micromonospora olivasterospora:
- a CDS encoding preprotein translocase YidC yields the protein MGYQARYGELPVDPEHAEDEDEQARLVQVEADTDVPAPDDTDARPDLVTEDDGSGVAGGSSGSSSGGSGMPGHPDAAR from the coding sequence GTGGGATACCAGGCGCGTTACGGTGAACTGCCGGTCGACCCGGAGCACGCCGAGGACGAGGACGAGCAGGCCCGGCTCGTGCAGGTCGAGGCGGACACCGACGTCCCGGCCCCGGACGACACCGACGCGCGGCCGGACCTGGTCACCGAGGACGACGGATCCGGCGTGGCCGGCGGCTCGTCCGGCAGCAGCAGCGGCGGATCGGGAATGCCCGGACACCCCGACGCGGCCCGCTGA
- a CDS encoding sensor histidine kinase: MLIPSVVALVMWLVASGYLIFQGFYNREVANSVRQVSIPAVSALASLQQERRLSVAYLAQPSRDLQKLLDRRQQTDQRIAAMRSAADSALGNAPQSIATQWRTLAGHLDELPGVRSTIDARSADQQGVYDFYNDLLDAATGLFDTQARIVPDVTAAQGGIAATETFRASDLMSRAGSKIDGAFGSRSFGQQDYLEFVSLVGAYHAGLANVAPHLQADVRRRHEGITAGSPWKQLVAAENALIAGGPWRDGMPRALPFTRAEWDTLTQQVSDDLINLTVEQADKVSAETLRTGNGQLLTASLGSLLALSVAVAAILWAIRQSRILVDRALSVRLAQLGRDAAAMVDERLPAMMERLRRREKVDVAVELPMQDYGSDEIGQVAQVINRSLQAAAGAAVDEAKTRAAGVAMLMGVARRPQRPLQRGLKVIEDLQIRIGDEELLTELFDINHQLTQTRRFLENLVILAGGQIGRRFQNPVPVRRVMLAAFAEAQHYQRITLRNAPDVAIVGPAVAGTIHLLAELLDNALAFSSPETTVWVTCVEVKNGVAVEIEDAGVGMKPESLERANELLATAPTPDVTALKDGAQVGLHVVAELAKREGIQVSLRASAYGGLLAIVLLPDRVLATDPVTSDLERTAPGIRLPVAAAPVAAPPRAGHPGGRPVAGAGGVTTAVPTQSARPLVRPQTDRPHRVGGMMSDSQPTNGTAAIPSWQLDSPVPLGLGSGAPTAGSGFGNGLGHSTPTAGNGLGHSTPTAGNGNGRHTLGGNGTAGPGGSSPTLGGSAALGNGAPGQRNPARPPLPHRQPQQHLVPELRDDDVPGRAPRTAEPARSPEEARARFARYQQAWAAGRAAGTDESATRDDQGRKA, translated from the coding sequence GTGCTCATCCCCAGTGTCGTCGCACTGGTCATGTGGCTCGTCGCGTCCGGATACCTTATCTTCCAGGGCTTCTACAACCGCGAGGTCGCCAACAGCGTCCGCCAGGTGTCGATCCCGGCGGTGTCCGCGCTGGCCTCGCTCCAGCAGGAACGGCGGCTGAGCGTCGCCTACCTCGCGCAGCCGTCGAGGGACCTGCAGAAGCTGCTCGACCGGCGGCAGCAGACGGACCAGCGGATCGCGGCGATGCGCAGCGCGGCCGACTCGGCGTTGGGCAACGCTCCGCAGTCCATCGCGACGCAGTGGAGGACGCTGGCGGGCCACCTGGACGAGCTACCGGGCGTACGGAGCACCATCGACGCCCGGTCCGCCGACCAGCAGGGCGTGTACGACTTCTACAACGACCTGCTCGACGCCGCGACCGGGCTCTTCGACACCCAGGCCCGGATCGTCCCCGACGTCACCGCGGCCCAGGGCGGCATCGCGGCGACCGAGACCTTCCGCGCCAGCGACCTGATGTCCCGGGCCGGATCGAAGATCGACGGCGCGTTCGGCTCCCGCTCGTTCGGCCAGCAGGACTACCTCGAGTTCGTGAGCCTGGTGGGCGCCTACCACGCCGGCCTCGCCAACGTCGCCCCGCACCTGCAGGCGGATGTGCGCAGGCGCCACGAGGGGATCACGGCGGGCAGCCCCTGGAAGCAGTTGGTCGCCGCGGAGAACGCGCTCATCGCCGGCGGCCCGTGGCGGGACGGGATGCCGCGCGCGCTGCCGTTCACGAGGGCCGAGTGGGACACGCTCACGCAGCAGGTCTCCGACGACCTGATCAACCTGACCGTCGAGCAGGCCGACAAGGTCTCGGCGGAGACCCTCCGCACGGGCAACGGGCAGCTGCTGACCGCGTCCCTGGGCAGCCTCCTGGCGCTGTCCGTCGCCGTCGCCGCGATCCTGTGGGCGATCCGCCAGTCGCGGATCCTGGTCGACCGCGCGCTCTCCGTCCGCCTGGCGCAGTTGGGTAGGGACGCCGCCGCGATGGTGGACGAGCGGCTGCCGGCCATGATGGAACGCCTCCGGCGGCGCGAGAAGGTCGACGTCGCGGTCGAGCTTCCGATGCAGGACTACGGCAGCGACGAGATCGGCCAGGTCGCGCAGGTCATCAACAGGTCGCTGCAGGCCGCCGCAGGCGCGGCCGTCGACGAGGCGAAGACCCGGGCCGCCGGTGTCGCCATGCTGATGGGCGTCGCCCGCCGCCCGCAACGACCCCTCCAGCGGGGCCTGAAGGTCATCGAGGACCTGCAGATCCGGATCGGCGACGAGGAGCTGTTGACGGAGCTGTTCGACATCAACCACCAGCTCACCCAGACCCGGCGCTTCCTGGAGAACCTGGTCATCCTGGCCGGTGGCCAGATCGGCCGGCGTTTCCAGAACCCCGTCCCGGTACGCCGCGTGATGCTGGCGGCGTTCGCCGAGGCCCAGCACTACCAGCGGATCACCCTGCGCAACGCGCCCGACGTGGCGATCGTGGGGCCGGCGGTCGCCGGGACCATCCACCTCCTTGCCGAGCTGCTGGACAACGCGCTCGCGTTCTCCTCGCCAGAGACGACGGTCTGGGTGACCTGCGTCGAGGTCAAGAACGGCGTCGCGGTCGAGATCGAGGACGCCGGCGTGGGCATGAAGCCGGAGTCCCTGGAGCGCGCGAACGAGCTGCTGGCCACCGCGCCCACGCCGGACGTGACGGCGCTGAAGGACGGCGCGCAGGTCGGTCTGCACGTTGTCGCGGAGCTGGCCAAGCGGGAGGGCATCCAGGTGAGCCTCCGCGCGTCGGCGTACGGCGGCCTGCTCGCGATCGTGCTCCTGCCGGACCGCGTGCTCGCCACCGACCCGGTGACCTCCGACCTGGAGCGTACGGCCCCCGGCATCAGGCTGCCCGTGGCCGCCGCGCCGGTCGCCGCGCCGCCCCGCGCGGGTCACCCGGGTGGGCGGCCCGTCGCCGGCGCCGGCGGGGTCACGACGGCCGTTCCGACCCAGTCGGCCCGGCCGCTGGTCCGGCCCCAGACCGACCGACCGCACCGCGTGGGGGGCATGATGAGCGACTCCCAACCGACCAACGGCACCGCGGCCATCCCTTCCTGGCAGCTGGACTCCCCCGTCCCGCTCGGCCTCGGCAGCGGCGCGCCCACGGCCGGCAGCGGCTTCGGCAACGGTCTCGGCCACAGCACGCCCACGGCCGGCAACGGTCTCGGCCACAGCACGCCCACGGCCGGCAACGGCAACGGCAGGCACACGCTCGGCGGCAACGGCACGGCCGGCCCGGGCGGGAGTTCACCCACTCTCGGCGGCTCGGCCGCCCTGGGCAACGGCGCCCCCGGCCAGCGGAACCCCGCCCGGCCGCCCCTGCCCCACCGGCAACCGCAACAGCACCTGGTGCCCGAGCTGCGCGACGACGACGTGCCAGGACGCGCCCCCCGGACGGCGGAACCAGCCAGGTCGCCGGAGGAGGCCCGGGCGCGGTTCGCCAGGTACCAACAGGCCTGGGCGGCCGGCCGGGCAGCGGGCACCGACGAATCGGCAACCAGAGACGATCAAGGCAGGAAAGCGTGA